In one window of Micromonospora cathayae DNA:
- a CDS encoding sensor histidine kinase, protein MVAITSRRRSLAGQLLFLQLAIIVVVLVAVAAVSLAQSAATFNRVEGRRVAALGEQLAGSPLLRDRLTRPAPRETIAPLVQNALTQSGVTTVTVADDRGRVVSSTNPTLVGEPVLLGDPRVAEGRSWSGELEVNGSRELVAQVPVLGAGEENLGRQLGVVVIGEASPTWSQRLVGASSYLFTYLGIASLLGVLGSWLLARRIKRQTLGLEPREIAGLAEHREALLHGIAEGVVALDPQQRITLVNAVGRRLLDLPEHCLGRSLAELGIAGRLRDVLAGAGPQARDQVVVRRGRVLVMNRMTVDKDGHRLGSVTTLRDRTELARLEQEIGSFRSTTELLRAQTHEFANQLHTISGLIQIGEHDEVVRYVDALSRRRASLDVTVTGRIQDTAVAALLMAKSAVAAERRVELRISDRTGLDRLPPDVSADVATVLGNLVDNAVDAAAGTAGPGVGADDAAWVEVELRRDASSVEIVVRDSGPGVAPELAQEVFTHGFTTKAAQGGERGIGLALTRLVCHRRDGEIAVTNTGDGAMFTARMSVPPVTPDQVPGPAGPLLEEAR, encoded by the coding sequence GTGGTCGCGATCACGTCTCGCCGCCGCTCCCTGGCCGGGCAGCTGCTCTTCCTCCAGCTCGCCATCATCGTGGTGGTGCTGGTGGCGGTCGCCGCGGTGTCGCTGGCCCAGTCCGCGGCCACCTTCAACCGGGTCGAGGGACGTCGGGTCGCCGCGCTCGGCGAGCAGCTCGCCGGTAGCCCGCTGCTGCGGGACCGGCTCACCCGCCCGGCGCCCCGCGAGACGATCGCCCCGCTGGTGCAGAACGCGCTGACCCAGTCCGGGGTGACCACGGTGACCGTGGCCGACGACCGGGGCCGGGTGGTCAGCTCCACCAACCCGACCCTGGTGGGCGAACCGGTGCTGCTCGGCGACCCCCGGGTGGCCGAGGGCCGGAGCTGGTCGGGCGAGCTGGAGGTCAACGGCAGCCGCGAACTGGTCGCCCAGGTGCCGGTGCTGGGGGCCGGGGAGGAGAACCTCGGCCGGCAGCTCGGCGTGGTGGTCATCGGGGAGGCGTCGCCGACCTGGTCGCAACGGCTGGTCGGGGCGTCCTCGTACCTGTTCACCTACCTGGGGATCGCCAGTCTGCTGGGGGTGCTCGGGTCCTGGTTGCTGGCCCGACGGATCAAGCGGCAGACCCTCGGCCTGGAACCCCGGGAGATCGCCGGGCTGGCCGAGCACCGGGAGGCGCTGCTGCACGGCATCGCCGAAGGGGTGGTCGCGCTGGACCCGCAGCAGCGGATCACCCTGGTCAACGCGGTCGGCCGCCGCCTGCTCGACCTGCCCGAACACTGCCTCGGCCGGAGCCTGGCCGAGCTGGGCATCGCCGGCCGGCTCCGGGACGTCCTGGCCGGGGCCGGCCCGCAGGCCCGGGACCAGGTGGTGGTCCGGCGGGGTCGGGTGCTGGTGATGAACCGGATGACGGTGGACAAGGACGGCCACCGGCTCGGGTCGGTGACCACCCTGCGGGACCGGACCGAGCTGGCCCGGCTGGAGCAGGAGATCGGCTCGTTCCGCAGTACGACCGAGCTGCTGCGGGCCCAGACCCACGAGTTCGCCAACCAGTTGCACACCATCTCCGGGCTGATCCAGATCGGCGAGCACGACGAGGTGGTGCGGTACGTCGACGCGCTGAGCCGACGCCGGGCCTCGCTGGACGTGACCGTCACCGGCCGGATCCAGGACACCGCGGTCGCCGCGCTGCTGATGGCGAAGTCGGCGGTGGCCGCGGAACGCCGGGTCGAGCTGCGGATCTCCGACCGGACCGGACTGGACCGGCTGCCCCCGGACGTCTCGGCGGACGTGGCCACGGTGCTCGGCAACCTGGTGGACAACGCGGTGGACGCGGCGGCGGGCACCGCCGGGCCGGGGGTCGGCGCGGACGACGCCGCCTGGGTGGAGGTCGAGCTGCGGCGGGACGCCTCGTCGGTGGAGATCGTGGTCCGGGACTCCGGGCCCGGCGTCGCCCCCGAACTGGCCCAGGAGGTCTTCACCCACGGCTTCACCACCAAGGCCGCCCAGGGTGGCGAACGCGGCATCGGGCTGGCCCTCACCCGGCTGGTCTGTCACCGCCGGGACGGCGAGATCGCGGTGACGAACACCGGGGACGGCGCGATGTTCACCGCCCGGATGTCGGTACCCCCGGTCACCCCGGACCAGGTACCCGGGCCGGCCGGCCCGCTGCTGGAGGAGGCACGATGA
- a CDS encoding response regulator: MIGVLVVDDDFMVARIHCGFVARTEGFQVLGTASSGAQAVTEVDRLRPDLVLLDLYLPDMFGLDVVTRLRAARQDCDVLVISAAREAETVRRAVRYGAVNYLLKPFGFDELRTRLEQYAARRGVPRAGLVNDQADVDRVLHRSGTLASALPRGLSAETAELVERALREHPGTFSAAECAGQVGISRVSARRYLEHFAGTGRAEVTLRYGAAGRPERRYGWVG; encoded by the coding sequence ATGATCGGCGTACTGGTGGTCGACGACGACTTCATGGTGGCCCGCATCCACTGCGGTTTCGTGGCGCGGACCGAGGGCTTCCAGGTGCTCGGCACCGCGAGCAGCGGTGCGCAGGCGGTCACCGAGGTCGACCGGCTCCGGCCCGACCTGGTGCTGCTCGACCTGTACCTGCCCGACATGTTCGGGCTGGACGTGGTGACCCGGCTACGGGCGGCCCGACAGGACTGCGACGTACTGGTGATCAGCGCCGCCCGGGAGGCCGAGACAGTACGCCGGGCGGTCCGCTACGGCGCGGTCAACTACCTGCTCAAGCCGTTCGGCTTCGACGAGCTGCGGACCCGGCTGGAGCAGTACGCGGCCCGGCGCGGCGTGCCCCGGGCCGGGCTGGTCAACGACCAGGCCGACGTCGACCGGGTGCTGCACCGCAGCGGCACCCTCGCGTCGGCCCTGCCCCGGGGGCTCAGCGCCGAGACCGCCGAACTGGTCGAACGTGCCCTCCGCGAGCATCCGGGCACGTTCTCGGCCGCCGAGTGCGCCGGCCAGGTCGGCATCTCCCGGGTCAGCGCCCGCCGCTACCTGGAGCACTTCGCCGGCACCGGACGGGCCGAGGTGACGCTGCGCTACGGCGCGGCCGGTCGCCCGGAACGGCGGTACGGCTGGGTCGGCTGA
- a CDS encoding response regulator transcription factor: protein MSRVLVVEDEESFSDALSYMLRKEGFEVSVAPTGTSALTEFDRTGADIVLLDLMLPEMSGTEVCRQLRQRSHVPIIMVTARDSEIDKVVGLEIGADDYVTKPYSPRELVARIRAVLRRQSVEAVESGGPTLAAGPVRMDIERHVVTVDGAPVQLPLKEFELLELLLRNAGRVLTRGQLIDRVWGADYVGDTKTLDVHVKRLRSKIEPEPSAPRFIVTVRGLGYKFEP from the coding sequence TTGAGCCGCGTTCTGGTGGTCGAGGACGAGGAGTCCTTCTCCGACGCCCTGTCGTACATGCTCCGGAAGGAGGGCTTCGAGGTCTCCGTCGCCCCGACCGGTACCTCCGCCCTCACCGAATTCGACCGGACCGGCGCGGACATCGTCCTGCTCGACCTGATGCTGCCGGAGATGTCCGGTACCGAGGTGTGCCGGCAGCTCCGCCAGCGGTCGCACGTACCGATCATCATGGTCACCGCCCGGGACAGCGAGATCGACAAGGTGGTCGGCCTGGAGATCGGGGCGGACGACTACGTCACCAAGCCGTACTCGCCGCGTGAGCTGGTCGCCCGGATCCGGGCGGTGCTGCGCCGGCAGAGCGTCGAGGCCGTCGAGTCGGGCGGGCCGACGCTGGCCGCCGGCCCGGTCCGGATGGACATCGAACGGCACGTGGTGACCGTGGACGGCGCTCCGGTGCAGCTGCCGCTCAAGGAGTTCGAGCTGCTGGAGCTGCTGCTGCGCAACGCCGGCCGGGTGCTCACCCGGGGGCAGCTGATCGACCGGGTCTGGGGCGCGGACTACGTCGGTGACACCAAGACCCTGGACGTGCACGTCAAGCGGCTGCGCTCGAAGATCGAACCGGAGCCGTCCGCGCCCCGCTTCATCGTCACCGTGCGCGGCCTCGGCTACAAGTTCGAGCCGTAA
- a CDS encoding sensor histidine kinase yields the protein MNWAVPVGVLVGLVAGMAAGLLLARAVRRVRGPRRAVRSVWNMGRPAIADDQQGGLSGLGRKTIDSLRAGVVVLGPDDVPVLVNPAARAMGLLRTGATPGSMAAHPLIRTLAGQVRRTGVRREIELDLPRGRDNVGPDPLGVHLRAMGIGAGYVAVEAADVTESHRLARVRRDFVANVSHELKTPIGALQLLAEALLDATEPPTATGPAATPAATGTTVGGAPGGDRSEDVLAARRFAERIQHESTRLGRLVQELLELTRLQGAEPQPAPEPVAVDWVIAEMIDRTRTTAAARRVEIAVTGERGITVYGNDNQIATAVANLVENAIIYSGEDTTVTVTTRSDDEFVQIAVADQGIGIAPTDVDRIFERFYRADQARSRSTGGTGLGLAIVKHIASNHGGRVEVSSTLGGGSTFTLRLPARPPDDLEATLQSAGIEADPAEFRSA from the coding sequence GTGAACTGGGCGGTGCCGGTCGGCGTACTGGTGGGGCTGGTGGCCGGCATGGCCGCCGGGCTGCTGCTGGCCCGTGCCGTCCGCCGGGTCCGCGGTCCGCGACGGGCCGTCCGGTCCGTCTGGAACATGGGGAGGCCCGCGATAGCCGACGACCAGCAGGGCGGGCTCTCCGGGCTCGGCCGTAAGACGATCGACTCCCTCCGGGCCGGCGTGGTCGTGCTCGGCCCCGACGACGTACCGGTGCTGGTCAACCCGGCGGCCCGCGCGATGGGGCTGCTCCGCACCGGTGCCACCCCCGGCTCGATGGCCGCCCACCCGTTGATCCGTACCCTCGCCGGGCAGGTGCGGCGGACCGGCGTGCGCCGCGAGATCGAACTGGACCTGCCGCGGGGCCGCGACAACGTCGGCCCGGACCCGCTCGGCGTGCACCTGCGCGCGATGGGCATCGGGGCCGGCTACGTGGCGGTCGAGGCCGCCGACGTGACCGAGTCGCACCGGCTGGCCCGGGTCCGCCGGGACTTCGTGGCGAACGTCAGCCACGAACTGAAGACCCCGATCGGCGCGCTGCAACTGCTCGCCGAGGCGCTGCTCGACGCCACCGAGCCGCCGACTGCCACCGGGCCGGCGGCGACCCCGGCCGCCACCGGTACGACCGTCGGCGGCGCCCCGGGCGGTGACCGCTCGGAGGACGTGCTGGCGGCGCGCCGGTTCGCGGAGCGGATCCAGCACGAGTCGACCCGGCTGGGCCGGCTGGTACAGGAACTGCTGGAACTGACCCGCCTCCAGGGCGCCGAACCGCAGCCGGCCCCGGAGCCGGTGGCGGTGGACTGGGTGATCGCCGAGATGATCGACCGGACCCGCACCACGGCCGCCGCCCGGCGGGTCGAGATCGCCGTCACCGGCGAGCGGGGCATCACCGTGTACGGCAACGACAACCAGATCGCCACGGCGGTGGCGAACCTGGTGGAGAACGCCATCATCTACTCCGGCGAGGACACCACCGTCACCGTCACCACCCGTAGCGACGACGAGTTCGTCCAGATCGCGGTCGCGGACCAGGGCATCGGCATCGCGCCGACCGACGTGGACCGGATCTTCGAGCGGTTCTACCGGGCTGACCAGGCCAGGTCGCGCTCCACCGGCGGCACCGGCCTCGGGTTGGCCATCGTGAAGCACATCGCGAGCAACCATGGCGGACGGGTCGAGGTGTCGAGCACTCTTGGTGGTGGGTCGACGTTCACCCTCCGGCTGCCCGCCCGTCCGCCGGACGACCTGGAAGCGACACTCCAGTCCGCTGGGATCGAGGCCGACCCGGCCGAGTTCCGGTCGGCCTGA
- the phoU gene encoding phosphate signaling complex protein PhoU — translation MRDEFQADLQTVSQLLVEMADAIRDAMRQATRALLTADRRAAETVIARDAEIDGRYRDVEERVCELLARQAPVASDLRAVITALHVAADLERMGDLADHVAKTALRRHPSPAVPAELRPIFTEMAGIADRMAGKISGVLAAPDAQLAAELDSDDDAMDDLHRSLFGVLLDDAWPYGVETAIDATLLGRFYERFADHAVNAGEHVVYLITGETV, via the coding sequence ATGCGCGACGAGTTCCAGGCCGACCTGCAGACGGTCAGTCAGTTGCTGGTGGAGATGGCGGACGCCATCCGGGACGCGATGCGGCAGGCCACCCGCGCCCTGCTCACCGCCGACCGCCGGGCGGCCGAGACGGTGATCGCCCGGGACGCCGAGATCGACGGACGCTACCGGGACGTCGAGGAGCGGGTCTGCGAGCTGCTCGCCCGGCAGGCTCCGGTCGCCTCCGACCTGCGCGCGGTGATCACCGCCCTGCACGTCGCCGCCGACCTGGAGCGGATGGGCGACCTGGCCGACCACGTGGCGAAGACCGCGCTGCGCCGGCACCCCTCCCCCGCCGTACCGGCCGAACTGCGGCCGATCTTCACCGAGATGGCCGGTATCGCGGACCGGATGGCCGGGAAGATCTCCGGCGTGCTGGCCGCCCCGGACGCGCAACTCGCCGCCGAGCTGGACTCCGACGACGACGCCATGGACGACCTGCACCGCAGCCTGTTCGGGGTGCTGCTCGACGACGCCTGGCCGTACGGGGTCGAGACGGCGATCGACGCGACCCTGCTGGGCCGCTTCTACGAGCGCTTCGCCGACCACGCGGTCAACGCCGGCGAGCACGTGGTCTACCTGATCACCGGCGAGACCGTCTGA
- a CDS encoding phosphoglyceromutase has protein sequence MTASEGPTVGTLVLLRHGESDWNAKNLFTGWVDVDLTAKGEGEARRGGELLREHGLLPDVVHTSLLRRAIRTAELALHAADRHWIAARRSWRLNERHYGALQGKNKKQTLDEYGQEQFQLWRRSYDTPPPPIADDDEWSQVGDPRYALLPTELMPRTECLKDVVERMLPYWYDSIVPDVLAGRTVLVAAHGNSLRALVKHLDQISDEEIAQLNIPTGIPLRYDLDPHLRPLTLGGTYLDPAAAKEAAAAVANQGR, from the coding sequence ATGACTGCGAGCGAAGGGCCCACCGTCGGGACGCTGGTCCTGCTGCGGCACGGCGAGAGCGACTGGAACGCCAAGAACCTCTTCACCGGCTGGGTCGACGTCGACCTGACCGCCAAGGGCGAGGGCGAGGCGCGGCGCGGCGGCGAGCTGCTCCGCGAGCACGGCCTGCTCCCGGACGTGGTGCACACCAGCCTGCTGCGCCGGGCGATCCGCACCGCCGAGCTGGCGCTGCACGCCGCCGACCGGCACTGGATCGCGGCGCGCCGGTCGTGGCGGCTCAACGAGCGCCACTACGGCGCCCTCCAGGGCAAGAACAAGAAGCAGACCCTCGACGAGTACGGCCAGGAGCAGTTCCAGCTCTGGCGGCGCTCGTACGACACCCCGCCGCCGCCGATCGCCGACGACGACGAGTGGTCGCAGGTCGGCGACCCCCGGTACGCGCTGCTGCCGACCGAGCTGATGCCGCGGACCGAGTGCCTCAAGGACGTCGTCGAGCGGATGCTGCCGTACTGGTACGACTCGATCGTGCCGGACGTCCTCGCCGGCCGGACCGTCCTGGTGGCCGCGCACGGCAACTCGCTGCGCGCCCTGGTCAAGCACCTGGACCAGATCAGCGACGAGGAGATCGCCCAGCTGAACATCCCGACCGGGATCCCGCTGCGCTACGACCTCGACCCGCACCTGCGTCCGCTCACCCTGGGCGGCACCTACCTCGACCCGGCCGCCGCGAAGGAGGCCGCCGCCGCGGTCGCCAACCAGGGCCGCTGA